AGaaagtctgtttttcttctttcctacTCTAGTAATTCAATACATTTGTCTGTTACAACTTGTGGTTGACAAAACCCACCCAAGTAGGAACAGTTATTAAGACTTGCATCATACAGGAACTTTTTGTAGTTTTGAGAGTTTAGTTGTAGGAACTGGGGCTTTGTGAGATGCTAGCAAATAACTCTGTGCTTTGGCAACCTAAGACCTTAACCCTTAGAGTAGCTGCTTAGCAAGCACATGTGTTATACCACATCTCTTTTACTTACATAGTAGAGGCCAGTTAAGACTTTTATACATGGCATGGGAAATGCAATTTACTGTTAGACATAATAGCCAGGATTTGTGTTTCTGCATGTAAACTGCAGGCTCAGATTCTGAATGGCTAATCCTCATTACTCACTTCATGTTTTTCTGCCATACATCCTTAAGCTGTGAACAAACACATGTCAGTTAGGTTCTCTGTTCCCTCCCCCCAGCAAAGCACGGCTTTGAGACCCCTGAGTGGACTATAACCATGCATCACCCATAAAGAAACATCTGGCattttagaaaaggcacaggAAAATGGCATTTCCAGAAGGGTAAGATCCCGCTTTGCACACAATCCATAGAAATCTATTCCCGAAGAGACTTTTGAGGTACTGAAATATAAAGGCCTGAGTCcacttacattttcttttagtcTGTGCAAGAACTGTGTCATGATCATGTTGTAATCTCCTTATCAAGAATGCCTATAAAATCCAAAAGTGTTAGAAACATTCCAGTAAAGTCAGAACCAGTGAAGAATTGAGCTAACACATCTATGTTGCATGCTATGGGTGATGGATTAGCCTTGGAAAACTACCCTGAGCCTATCTGGTTCCTAGGAGACTTTCAGAAGAGCCCATGGAGTCAGCCCATTGATTCCTTgatgcagaggaaaataaaattctgctagggagaagaagagaaacaaatcaCTTCTACACTCCACTAACATTTGCCAGCTACCGGAGTGCATGTTGACATCTCTCAATCCCACCCAAAATGAACTGACAGTATTTCAAAGGTTCATTCAGCCATAGAGCACCACATTCTTTCCTACAGACAGCTTGAGTTTGATTCACCTCTTGATTTCAGCTGACAGCCACTGCCTTCTTGCCAGTGTGCCTACAGGCTTGGCTACAAtaggcagcaggaaaacaaaaggaaggaaaagggagaaaataaaattagaatgtaatttctcttttttttttctcaaaatgaaGACTGGAATTCTTTAACCTTTAAACATGCTTGTTTACTTACAGAAAGAGTATTTCAGGCACAAAAGGTTTGAGTATCAGTCACATATCATGTTAAATTGAAACAGTATCAGGATTGTCCCATGCAGTGCAGTCAGCTATATTATCCCCTATTAAGAAGTTGAAGTTGCAGTTtttgtatacatacatatatataaagtaTGCATCTTTCACACTATGGTCTCCTGGTCCGAGTTGACTTCAGTAGGGTTTATGTAACAACAGTATCTGTCATAAGGGCTGTTATCCTTGTAAGAACAGACTATGATACTGTCTTTAGGAGCCACAAAAATGTTGTCTTCAATGTCAaggcaagcagtgctgtccctgctgagaGAAGAGCTCTTCTTCTCCAAGGCACTGTATGTAGAGCCATCTCCCACTAACACATTCCCCGGCATCTCTGTGTGAGAGGTCTCCAGGTATTTAGAAATGTCCTCTTGCTTCCACTTTTTGATGAGGCTGTTGTTGCACTCTCCcatggtgatggtggtggtggtgcagACGAACACAGAGTTCTCCTCACCCCGCAGCACTCTCCTGTCCTTCTGGTATGCTTTCTTAGACAGTTCATCACAACTCCCCTTGCCAGACTCCAAGTCTGAGGGGGTCCTTAGCAGCTCCACGACATCCCGGTCCTTCACTTGCTTACAGCACGGACGCATGTTCTCGGGCCATTTGGTGCAGCCGTCGGTCTTTCTGGTGAGGGCAATCGCGGCAATGCCCGGCAGACAGATGGCCGGCCCTATGGCCAGCAGCGGGATATCTCCCAGGGTCTCTCCTTTAATGCCAGACACGGTGAACATGAAACCGAACACCAGGAAAACGCTGACCAGAGCCACCACCAGCCCCGTCCGGGGGTTGATGTCGTCGGGTCTCAGGGTTCGCGCCATCCTGCCGGTGTGCGCGAAGCCACTTTCCTCCTCCGGAGCGCCCCTCAGGGCAGGAGACAGATGCTCCCCGACAAGCGTTCGAAGTTTCTGAGACAGTAAAGCACGGAGGGCCCCGACAGCCGGCACCACTCGCCTTCCCTTCGGTGATGCTGGTGACGGAGGGCGGGCCGGGAGGcgtcctgcctcctccctcgttccttccctccctctctcctcgGAGCCGCCTTGGATTACGCTGGGGCTAGAGAGGCCCCCCCGCCGGCGACCCCACCGCTCCCTCCTACGCGTGGGCACGGGAGTTCAAACCCTGGCAAAGAGCGGGGGAAGAGTGACCCTGGCGGTTTCAAGCGGCCGACGGGCGAGAAGCAAGTGGCCGCGAGAGGAGACCTGCCTTGCCTCCTCcgcctccttttcctcctcctcctccttgtccgGCCGCCGGAGCCACGCAGCAGCCGTGAGTACGTGCACGACCCCCAGGTGCTGCACGTAGGTAGCGGGGGCTCGGCCAGGTTCCTCCCACCTGATGGCCACCGCTGCTCGGCCGGCCCTCCAGCCACCCCAGGCAGCCTTTCCCTCCCGGGCGGAAGGGGAGCGGACCCCCGGCGGGCGTCCTTCCGCAGGGAAGCTGTGCTATGCATCCTCCGCACGACCCCCCGCCGCGAAAGCCCCTGCCTCTGTGGGACGGGGCTTGCGAAGTAAATCCACCTCCAGACAGACAGCGATCCTGCCCCGAGTCCTTTCCTAAGCTGGGCATAAGCAGAGAGCAAAGCTTCAAagatgctgtgctgcagctggatTTCATCTCGGACGAGACCCTTAGGGATAAAGACTCTCAGGTGTTACTCCTGCCCCAAGACCCTAAGAGTGAACTTAGATGTTGAGATGCATCTCACAGGGGTTCCCTTGGTTTTAAAGGCCTGCTggctgtggtggtggtgttCCATCCCTGTGTTTTGATGCACTTGAGTGATGATAATTTGAAGAAAGATGAATGAGTAGCAAAAGATCCGAAATGtgtgggaatgtgggaaggcagcaggataTTCAGGCTGCAACATAAAGAAGTAAATGCTTTCACCTAGGGAGAGACACTGGGAGATCAAAAAAAGTAACACCAAAAAGCTTCCAAGAAAATTAAGATAATAGAAAAGGACACTCTGAACGAAACTGTGAAACCATGGTTTCTCTAAAGTTTTCCCATTAACCTGGCTCCTTTTCCACATACTACATATCTGGAAAGCTCAGAGAATCTAATTTAGAAAACACGCAAATGCTCCTCTACCCTAAGTTATGCAAATACCTGGATTGTATTTACCCTCTCTAGAGTACAACATGAACAGTACAATATGAAACACTGGGTTTTAGATTTCCTAATTACCTTGCAGAGAGCATCTGAGAATATCCTTTGATTAATGGGCACAACTCCTGCCTTGCAGGATACTTTCTTCATAAATGGGATGACAAGTTATAGtctttactttttaatttgaagGATGAGTAAGAGGGAGTAGATCTACACATTGGGAAGAGTTATTGAGTCAATGGCAATAGCCTGTGTTTGAGATTAAATTTGTAATAGACTGTGATCATTGTTTCAACTTGTCCTGTAAAATCTCACCTGTTGCTGAGTGGGCTAAACCAGGCATAATTTGGACTTAATTAGAAATATCCTTCTCAACAGGAAGacttaaaaatcaaagcttttcagTTAAATTTTAGCACAACCTAACTTCTACTTTTGCCACTGTGCAGTATTTAGCA
This region of Pithys albifrons albifrons isolate INPA30051 chromosome Z, PitAlb_v1, whole genome shotgun sequence genomic DNA includes:
- the TMEM215 gene encoding transmembrane protein 215, translating into MARTLRPDDINPRTGLVVALVSVFLVFGFMFTVSGIKGETLGDIPLLAIGPAICLPGIAAIALTRKTDGCTKWPENMRPCCKQVKDRDVVELLRTPSDLESGKGSCDELSKKAYQKDRRVLRGEENSVFVCTTTTITMGECNNSLIKKWKQEDISKYLETSHTEMPGNVLVGDGSTYSALEKKSSSLSRDSTACLDIEDNIFVAPKDSIIVCSYKDNSPYDRYCCYINPTEVNSDQETIV